Part of the Elusimicrobiota bacterium genome, GGGATTTCTGGGCAGTTTCATCGAAGCTGAGAAAATGATAATAATGATAGTGACTGAAACCGGGAAGGCAAAATCCGTTTTGGATGAAGTGGTTAAACAGGTGGGTATAAACACACCTGGCAAAGGCTTCGCGTTCGTTCAGAAAATAGACCATGTTACGGGTTTTTATATGGGGGACAGTAAATGAAATTTCTGATTCCTCTTCTGTTGCTCGGGGCGGGCTCTTTCGGGATGACCTCTCTGATGATGAATCAGCTTATGGGTTCCGTGACGAAAACGGCGCAGACGTACCAGAAAAGCATAGACAGCCCGCTGGCTGCTTTGGAAGAAATCAGGGGGGGAGACCAGGACTTGTCCGACGGCGACGATACCGCGGAGGTTAACCCTAGACAGGCCGCTTTGCAGAAATTGGTAAAGGGGCTTGGCAAAAACCGCGGTTTCGGTGAATTCGGCGGGAAAAAACATGGCCGGCGGCTCCTGCCCAAAAGTAAAGGCTTTATGTCGCAAGCCGGAGAATCGTTTAGGAAAAATAAAAATGCCGTGCTGCCCATGATATGGTGGGGTGTGCCGCTTATTTTGATGGTGCTTACGCTGTTAGGCATAGTTTTTTTTCATTATGCTTTTGCAAGGCTCTTATGCTCCTGCACTTTTAAATTCTGCACTCTTACGCTGACCGTGCTGTCGCTGGGTGTTTTGGCCGCCGCCATAGCGGGCAAGCCTGGCTTTATCGTTGCAATACCGCGGGATATATGGTTCGCTCCGGTCCTGTTTATACTGGGCTCGGCCACGGTGATTAGGATCATAGACATGAATTACCCCATCTGGAACGAGGCATTGAAAGCTTTTGCATTTCCTATCCTCAGTTCAGTCGTGGTGATGGCCTGGACTTATTTGAAGGGCAGCTGAAAAGTCAGCGGCCATGAAAGCGGCTATGAAAACTAAAATCTGGTTTTTTGTTTTTACCATTTCTTTTGTCGCCTGCGATGTTTCTGCCCGGGAGGCGGCGTTCGCGGGTAAATTTTATCCGGCGGACAAGGCGGAACTGACCGCCTTTGTCGATAAGGCTCTGGCCGCCGCTCCGGCTCCCAAGGCGGATTCAAAAGTTATAGCGATTTTGGCGCCTCACGCCGGCTACCCATATTCAGGCCGCGCGGCCGCTTATGCCTACAAGCTCACAGCTGACAGTTATGACCTGGTGGTAATTCTCAGCACGGCTCACACTAAGTCGGTTAAAGGAGCGGCCTTGCTCGCCTCCGGCTTTTACGAAACACCGCTCGGGCGCGTGCCGGTAGATGAAAAACTTTCGCGCGAGCTTATAAAGGCGGACCCGCTTTTTACCGACGACGCCGCGGCTCACTTAAACGAGCATGCCGTTGAAGTGCAGCTGCCCTTTCTCCAGCGCAGACTGAAAAAACCGTTTAAGCTTGTGGCCGGCGTGATGAATTCCGAAAACCTTCCCGACCTGCTCAAAGTCGGCCGGGTGCTGGCCTCAAAACTCAAAGGCCGCAAGGTATTGCTTGTTATTTCTTCCGATATGTCGCATTATCCGGAGCATGAAACGGCCCGCGCCGTTGACCTTACGCAGGCGCTTGCCCTGCAAACCATGTCGCCGGAATATTTTCAGCTGACCGGCATGGCTTTAATGTCAAAAGGCGTGGCCGGGCTTGAAACCTGCGCCTGCGGCTCGGCCGCCATAACGGCCGGGCTTGAGGCCGCAAAACAGCTTGGGGCGGGGGAATTTGTGAATCTGAAATACGGAGATTCCTATGACGAGGCCCCTGAAATTTCGGAAAAGGGCAGGGTGGTGGGTTACCTCGCGGGCGTTTTTATCGCAAAACCAAAAGCTGAACCGTACAAAATAAAATTTGACGCCGGACGCAAGGATCTGCTGCTTAAAACGGCCAGGGCGGTTATTGCCGAGGTGCTGGCGGGTTCAAAGCCGCGCGCGGAGCTTGAAAAAACGGATTACGCTTTGAATCTGCCCGCGGCCGTTTTTGTGACGCTTACAAAAAGCGGCGCGCTCCGCGGCTGCATAGGCACGATTGAGCCGCAAATGGCGCTGCTGGACGCCGTTAAGTACGCCGCGATATCGGCCGCTTTCAGCGAC contains:
- a CDS encoding P-II family nitrogen regulator yields the protein MEIGKELLTIVVQRKDGDKALDAALKGGAPGASYFYGRGKGVREKLGFLGSFIEAEKMIIMIVTETGKAKSVLDEVVKQVGINTPGKGFAFVQKIDHVTGFYMGDSK
- the amrB gene encoding AmmeMemoRadiSam system protein B, with translation MKTKIWFFVFTISFVACDVSAREAAFAGKFYPADKAELTAFVDKALAAAPAPKADSKVIAILAPHAGYPYSGRAAAYAYKLTADSYDLVVILSTAHTKSVKGAALLASGFYETPLGRVPVDEKLSRELIKADPLFTDDAAAHLNEHAVEVQLPFLQRRLKKPFKLVAGVMNSENLPDLLKVGRVLASKLKGRKVLLVISSDMSHYPEHETARAVDLTQALALQTMSPEYFQLTGMALMSKGVAGLETCACGSAAITAGLEAAKQLGAGEFVNLKYGDSYDEAPEISEKGRVVGYLAGVFIAKPKAEPYKIKFDAGRKDLLLKTARAVIAEVLAGSKPRAELEKTDYALNLPAAVFVTLTKSGALRGCIGTIEPQMALLDAVKYAAISAAFSDHRFEPLTKEELPGIKIEISALSRLERVASAKNITPVRHGVVVRNGGQSGLFLPQVWEQIPGKEDFLSELCSQKAGLPRDCWKDPKTELYTFTVEAFKEK